A part of Magnetospirillum sp. genomic DNA contains:
- a CDS encoding XdhC family protein, producing MTPDILTKLQAARAAKRPVALVTNLRSGAQKLVFDGESEGPLCIDIDMMAGAIEMLKRDESSTLQTGAGAIFVHSFNPPPRLLIVGAVHIAEPLARMASLAGYGTTLIDPRRAFAASQKFDGYTVTTEWPDEAMAALKPDARTAIVTLTHDPKIDDPALEAALASNAFYVGALGSRKTHAARLERLAAKGFDEAARKRIRGPVGLAIGALSPAEIAISIVAEITQVRRGA from the coding sequence ATGACGCCCGACATTCTTACAAAGCTCCAGGCCGCACGCGCGGCCAAGCGGCCCGTGGCCCTCGTCACGAATTTGCGCAGTGGGGCACAGAAGCTCGTGTTCGACGGCGAAAGCGAAGGCCCGCTCTGCATCGACATCGACATGATGGCAGGGGCCATCGAGATGCTCAAACGCGACGAGAGCAGCACGCTGCAGACCGGTGCGGGTGCCATCTTCGTCCACAGCTTCAACCCGCCGCCGCGCCTGCTGATCGTGGGGGCGGTGCATATCGCCGAACCGCTCGCGCGCATGGCGAGCCTTGCGGGCTACGGCACCACCCTCATCGATCCGCGCCGCGCCTTTGCGGCGTCGCAGAAATTCGACGGCTACACCGTAACGACCGAGTGGCCCGACGAAGCCATGGCGGCGCTCAAGCCCGATGCGCGCACGGCCATCGTGACGCTCACGCACGATCCCAAGATCGACGATCCCGCCCTTGAAGCCGCCCTCGCCTCGAACGCGTTTTATGTCGGCGCGCTCGGCTCGCGAAAGACGCATGCGGCCCGCCTCGAGCGGCTCGCCGCCAAGGGCTTCGACGAAGCCGCGCGCAAGCGCATTCGCGGCCCCGTGGGCCTCGCGATCGGCGCATTGTCGCCGGCCGAGATCGCGATCTCGATTGTCGCCGAGATCACCCAGGTTCGGCGCGGAGCCTGA
- a CDS encoding XdhC family protein: MSDDILEQAATWRASGNGVAIATVVSTWGSSPRPVGSQLAVDAGGKFVGSVSGGCIEGAVIKEALDAIATGRPRLLDFGVTNEQAWEVGLACGGKVQVFVERLD; encoded by the coding sequence ATGAGCGACGACATTCTCGAACAAGCCGCAACCTGGCGTGCGAGCGGAAATGGTGTGGCGATCGCCACCGTCGTTTCGACCTGGGGCTCCTCGCCGCGGCCCGTCGGCTCGCAGCTCGCGGTCGATGCGGGCGGCAAGTTCGTGGGCTCGGTCTCGGGCGGCTGCATCGAAGGGGCCGTCATCAAAGAAGCGCTCGATGCGATCGCCACAGGTCGGCCACGCCTGCTCGATTTCGGCGTGACGAACGAACAGGCCTGGGAAGTGGGCCTCGCCTGCGGCGGCAAGGTGCAGGTTTTCGTGGAAAGGCTCGATTGA
- a CDS encoding DUF3732 domain-containing protein, whose protein sequence is MYFQIRKLILWPRHDGEPRIVEFHPGVVNVISGASKTGKSAVIPIIDYCLASDKCAIPVGVIRENCSWFGVLIDTVEGQKLLARREPGDKQSTSDMVMIEGAEVEIPAHIEDKGTTTQVVKAMLNRLAGLTNLDFEPEVDSNFKSRPSFRDLMAFTFQPQNIVANPDVMFFKADTTEHREKLKTIFPYILQAVTADILQARYELDRLSRILRRRENDLKAMVTAANVWRMEAQSWLRRAIEFGLLPANQIIPTDWPEIVDLLRRVVEANGDVAHPTLAGIDTALDRLQALRAEETVVATELTRHRQRLSELRRLLESSDIYGSSLRIQRDRLALSDWLQKLSTEAEASEPVALISNGGKQKIDQLTNALASIEVRLRTHPSVSDTLDREVLRLRAAAETQLVRLNEIRREIGVLERDSKAAKQAIDRFNRMERFLGRLEQALELYDRTDQSADLRQEIDALKAQIAELQRKVSETEIARKLRNAVDSIEATTGRLIPRLDAEWPDAPVRLMIPDLTVKVIRGTRDDYLWEIGSGANWLAYHVALTLALQVFFLDLPHHPVPGLLIYDQPSQVYFPRRTAGDTSADPVTWRDEDVVAVRKVFALLGEQVSAARDRLQVIVLDHADEDVWGDLPNVILAEEWRDRALVPFDWLEEE, encoded by the coding sequence ATGTATTTTCAGATACGCAAACTCATCCTTTGGCCCCGGCATGACGGCGAGCCACGCATTGTCGAGTTCCACCCGGGCGTCGTGAACGTTATTAGCGGTGCGTCGAAGACCGGCAAGTCCGCCGTGATCCCCATTATCGATTACTGCTTGGCGTCCGATAAATGCGCCATACCGGTCGGTGTTATCCGAGAGAATTGTAGCTGGTTCGGCGTGCTCATCGACACGGTCGAGGGGCAGAAGCTGCTGGCCCGGCGCGAACCCGGCGACAAGCAAAGCACCAGCGACATGGTGATGATCGAGGGGGCCGAGGTCGAAATCCCGGCACACATCGAGGACAAAGGGACTACCACGCAGGTTGTCAAGGCGATGCTCAACCGGCTCGCGGGTCTCACCAACCTCGATTTCGAGCCAGAGGTGGATTCGAACTTCAAGTCTCGGCCGAGCTTCCGCGATCTCATGGCCTTTACCTTTCAGCCACAAAACATCGTCGCCAACCCCGACGTCATGTTTTTCAAGGCTGATACGACCGAGCACCGCGAGAAGCTCAAGACAATCTTCCCCTACATCCTACAGGCGGTGACGGCGGACATCCTGCAGGCCCGGTATGAGTTGGACCGGCTGTCGCGTATTTTACGTCGACGGGAGAACGATCTAAAGGCTATGGTGACAGCCGCCAATGTATGGCGGATGGAGGCGCAATCCTGGCTCCGGCGGGCGATCGAATTCGGATTGTTGCCAGCCAACCAGATTATCCCGACGGACTGGCCGGAAATCGTCGATCTGCTCCGCAGAGTCGTCGAAGCAAACGGGGATGTCGCGCATCCCACCCTTGCCGGTATCGACACCGCGCTCGATCGGCTCCAGGCGCTTCGAGCCGAAGAGACCGTGGTTGCCACCGAGCTGACGCGGCATCGCCAGCGTCTTAGCGAGCTGCGCCGCCTGTTGGAAAGCAGCGACATCTACGGCAGCTCGCTCCGTATTCAGCGCGACCGCCTCGCGCTGTCCGACTGGTTGCAAAAGCTTTCCACGGAAGCTGAAGCGAGCGAGCCGGTCGCGCTCATATCGAACGGCGGCAAGCAGAAGATCGACCAGCTCACGAACGCACTCGCCTCGATTGAGGTTCGGCTTCGGACCCATCCGAGCGTGTCCGACACGCTGGACCGCGAAGTGCTTCGTCTCCGCGCGGCGGCAGAAACGCAGCTCGTCCGGCTCAACGAGATACGTCGAGAGATCGGCGTGCTCGAGCGGGATTCGAAGGCAGCCAAGCAGGCGATCGACCGGTTTAACCGTATGGAGCGCTTCCTTGGCCGTCTGGAACAGGCGCTCGAGCTATACGACCGCACCGACCAATCCGCCGACCTGCGGCAGGAAATTGACGCTCTCAAGGCACAGATCGCCGAGCTACAGCGCAAGGTTTCTGAGACCGAAATTGCAAGAAAGTTGCGCAATGCAGTCGACAGTATCGAGGCGACGACCGGACGCCTGATACCCCGCCTAGATGCGGAGTGGCCCGATGCGCCGGTACGGCTCATGATCCCCGATCTCACAGTCAAGGTCATCAGGGGTACGCGCGACGACTACCTCTGGGAAATCGGCAGCGGCGCCAACTGGCTGGCCTATCACGTCGCTCTGACGCTAGCCCTCCAAGTCTTCTTCCTTGACCTTCCGCATCATCCCGTGCCGGGTCTCCTGATCTATGATCAACCCAGTCAGGTCTATTTTCCGCGGCGGACTGCCGGAGATACCAGCGCGGACCCTGTGACTTGGCGTGATGAAGATGTAGTCGCGGTGCGAAAAGTCTTTGCGCTTCTGGGCGAGCAGGTATCGGCTGCGCGGGATCGGTTGCAGGTCATCGTGCTCGACCATGCCGACGAGGATGTATGGGGCGATTTGCCCAACGTCATTTTGGCCGAGGAATGGCGCGATCGTGCGTTGGTGCCATTCGATTGGCTTGAAGAGGAATGA
- a CDS encoding PAS domain-containing protein, producing MPLPSPDSLPEKLAAIAAHWRGLKREGHDLPFFADFEPMAVARLLPNIYLLGVEHEPLRFRFRLLGEAVLEAGAPGRPGLYVDELPRTGTQSNLQASLAAAVASRAPNWYRGPPTLQHHAHVTELEGVMLPFAAADGRIEAFLCLTLYRWQSGQET from the coding sequence ATGCCGCTGCCGTCCCCCGATTCCCTGCCCGAGAAACTCGCCGCCATCGCGGCCCACTGGCGCGGCCTCAAGCGCGAAGGCCACGACCTGCCGTTTTTTGCCGATTTCGAGCCGATGGCGGTCGCCCGGCTGTTGCCGAACATCTACCTGCTCGGCGTCGAGCACGAGCCGCTGCGCTTCCGTTTTCGCCTGCTCGGCGAAGCCGTGCTCGAAGCGGGCGCGCCGGGCCGACCGGGCCTCTATGTCGACGAATTGCCGCGCACGGGCACGCAATCCAATCTGCAGGCGAGCCTTGCGGCGGCCGTGGCAAGCCGCGCGCCCAATTGGTATCGCGGCCCGCCAACCTTGCAGCACCACGCCCATGTGACCGAGCTCGAAGGCGTGATGCTGCCCTTTGCCGCCGCCGACGGGCGCATCGAAGCTTTTTTGTGCCTGACACTCTACCGCTGGCAGAGCGGGCAGGAGACGTGA
- a CDS encoding SufS family cysteine desulfurase, with translation MTAALRSQFPILTPGLAYLDSAATAQMPLAVLDAVRAFETTSRANVKRGVHRLAEAATDAYAAARSDVAAYLGVPPAEIVFTSGCTAALNLVAHSFGALMRPGDAVLLSGLEHHSNLVPWQMLAARSGVELRFLDVDAEGRIDLSALETKLDACVKLVSLAHVSNVTGAVLDVAAVVAAAAKVGARVLLDGAQRAPHGPLDLKALGVDFYAFGGHKVFAPHGVGVLWARAELLDAMPPFLGGGEMIAQVELAHSTWAAAPAKFEAGTPPIGAAIGLGAACRWLGALPWADIAAAEARLCQRLLDGLAATPGVRVLGPQSLQARAPVVSFALEGAHPHDICQIMDSAGVALRGGHHCAQPLHKRFDLAGTTRASLALYSDDSDVDAFFEGLAKVRKILL, from the coding sequence ATGACCGCAGCGTTGCGCAGCCAGTTCCCGATCCTCACGCCGGGCCTTGCCTATCTCGATTCCGCGGCAACGGCGCAAATGCCGCTGGCCGTGCTCGACGCGGTGCGCGCGTTCGAAACCACATCGCGAGCCAATGTGAAACGCGGCGTGCATCGCCTGGCCGAAGCCGCAACCGACGCCTATGCCGCCGCACGAAGCGACGTAGCTGCGTATCTCGGCGTGCCGCCGGCGGAGATCGTGTTCACGAGCGGCTGCACGGCCGCCCTCAATCTCGTGGCGCATTCCTTCGGCGCATTGATGAGGCCGGGCGATGCCGTGCTGCTGAGCGGCCTCGAGCACCATTCCAATCTTGTCCCGTGGCAGATGCTCGCCGCGCGCAGCGGCGTCGAGCTTCGCTTTCTCGATGTCGATGCCGAAGGCCGCATCGATCTGTCCGCGCTCGAAACAAAACTCGATGCGTGCGTAAAACTCGTGTCGCTCGCCCATGTCTCGAACGTGACCGGAGCGGTGCTCGACGTGGCCGCGGTCGTGGCGGCGGCCGCCAAAGTGGGTGCGCGCGTGCTGCTCGACGGCGCGCAACGCGCCCCGCACGGGCCGCTCGATCTCAAAGCATTGGGCGTGGATTTCTACGCGTTCGGCGGCCACAAGGTATTTGCGCCGCATGGCGTGGGGGTCCTCTGGGCGCGCGCCGAATTGCTCGACGCGATGCCGCCCTTTCTTGGCGGCGGCGAGATGATTGCGCAGGTCGAACTCGCGCACAGCACATGGGCCGCCGCCCCGGCGAAATTCGAAGCGGGTACCCCGCCCATCGGGGCTGCGATCGGGCTTGGGGCCGCGTGCCGATGGCTCGGCGCCCTGCCCTGGGCCGACATCGCAGCCGCCGAAGCGCGTCTGTGCCAGCGCCTGCTCGACGGGCTTGCGGCTACACCCGGCGTGCGCGTGCTGGGGCCGCAAAGCCTGCAAGCGCGCGCGCCCGTCGTGTCGTTCGCCCTCGAGGGCGCGCATCCGCACGATATCTGCCAGATCATGGACAGCGCGGGTGTGGCCTTGCGCGGCGGCCATCATTGCGCGCAGCCGCTGCACAAGCGCTTCGACCTTGCCGGGACGACGCGCGCGTCGCTGGCTCTCTACAGCGACGACAGCGACGTCGATGCGTTTTTCGAGGGGCTCGCGAAAGTCCGAAAGATCCTGCTGTGA
- the cynS gene encoding cyanase, with protein MNDAKDKLGEKILAIKKKKKLSWNKIAEKIGMNPVWTTAALLGQMSMLPEHAAKAAKLFGLSKDEAEILCEIPYRGSLPPGPPTDPLIYRFYELIQVYGTTWKELIHEEFGDGIMSAIDFEMEMKRLPDPKGDRVKITMHGKFLPYRRY; from the coding sequence ATGAATGATGCCAAAGACAAACTCGGCGAGAAGATTCTCGCGATCAAAAAGAAGAAGAAGCTGAGCTGGAACAAGATCGCCGAGAAAATCGGCATGAACCCGGTTTGGACGACGGCGGCTCTGCTCGGCCAAATGTCGATGCTGCCCGAGCACGCGGCCAAGGCCGCCAAGCTGTTCGGCCTTTCGAAGGACGAGGCGGAGATCCTTTGCGAGATCCCGTATCGCGGCTCGCTGCCGCCGGGGCCGCCGACCGATCCGCTGATCTACCGCTTCTACGAACTCATCCAAGTCTACGGCACGACCTGGAAGGAGCTGATCCACGAAGAATTCGGCGATGGCATCATGTCGGCGATCGATTTCGAGATGGAGATGAAGCGCCTGCCCGATCCCAAGGGCGACCGCGTGAAGATCACGATGCACGGCAAGTTCCTGCCGTATCGGCGGTACTGA
- a CDS encoding iron-sulfur cluster assembly scaffold protein, whose translation MSDALYHDAILALAKDRRHAGRLDAPTHSHTSDNPLCGDRVTIDIDRAADGSVRRIGHFVRGCVLCQAAAAALAASVEGQGPAAFAAAEAALARVLAGENTPENGVWAAFLPVARHTSRLDCVRLPLAAAKPVFEA comes from the coding sequence GTGAGCGACGCCCTCTACCACGACGCGATTCTCGCTTTGGCCAAAGACCGGCGCCATGCCGGGCGCCTCGACGCCCCCACGCACAGCCACACCAGCGACAATCCTTTGTGCGGCGACCGCGTGACGATCGACATCGACCGTGCCGCGGACGGCAGCGTGCGCCGCATTGGCCATTTTGTGCGCGGCTGCGTGCTGTGCCAGGCGGCGGCGGCGGCCCTCGCCGCCAGCGTCGAGGGCCAGGGGCCGGCCGCCTTTGCTGCCGCCGAGGCCGCCCTGGCGCGGGTGCTGGCGGGCGAAAACACCCCTGAAAACGGCGTTTGGGCGGCGTTTTTGCCGGTCGCCCGCCACACAAGCCGCCTCGATTGCGTGCGCCTGCCGCTTGCCGCCGCCAAGCCCGTCTTCGAGGCTTGA
- a CDS encoding molybdopterin-binding/glycosyltransferase family 2 protein: protein MRFGTLPLDRAEGAVLAHSLKRPGVAFRKGRRLSADDISALRAAGISEIVAAQFDANDVLEDAAAHALAQALAGPGVVVAAPFTGRCNLFAAEPGLARIDAAAIAAINAVDEAVTVATLADYAPAPQRGMLATIKIIPFAAPKAALAACIAIAEKRPVVALAPYGALRAALVQTTLPGIKDSVLDGTEAATATRMASLGGTLAHVRRTAHDVAALAREIAAAATAKCDPILILGASAIVDRHDVIPAAIVAAGGQIERFGMPVDPGNLLLLGRIGPVRVIGLPGCARSPKLNGFDWVLQRFAAGVEVDAAAIAAMGVGGLLAEIPRPTPRAGAVAPAAPRIAALVLAAGKSSRMAPANKLFVEIDGRSLIDHAVAAATGSQAAATIVVLGNEAARARAALAGRAATLVDNPDYASGLASSLRAGLGAIPADCDGVVVLLADMPGVTPAHVDRLIAAFSPLEGRAICVAARNGKRGNPVLWARRYLPEMAALDGDQGARSLIRRHEDAVCEVDMPDDGVLTDLDTPEALGAYRAAQGKSA from the coding sequence TTGCGGTTCGGAACCTTGCCGCTCGACCGCGCCGAAGGGGCGGTCCTCGCCCATAGCCTCAAACGGCCGGGTGTCGCCTTTCGCAAAGGCCGCCGCCTGTCGGCCGACGATATCTCGGCGCTGCGCGCGGCAGGTATTTCCGAAATTGTCGCGGCCCAGTTCGACGCGAACGACGTTCTCGAAGACGCGGCCGCACACGCACTTGCGCAAGCGCTCGCGGGGCCGGGCGTTGTTGTGGCGGCTCCGTTTACGGGGCGCTGCAATCTGTTTGCGGCAGAGCCCGGTTTGGCGCGCATCGATGCCGCCGCCATCGCGGCGATCAACGCGGTCGACGAAGCGGTCACCGTCGCAACCTTGGCCGACTATGCGCCTGCACCCCAGCGCGGCATGCTCGCCACGATCAAGATCATTCCGTTTGCCGCCCCCAAAGCAGCACTGGCCGCCTGCATTGCGATCGCCGAAAAGCGACCCGTCGTGGCGTTGGCTCCCTATGGCGCGTTGCGTGCGGCACTCGTGCAGACGACCCTGCCCGGCATCAAGGACAGCGTGCTCGACGGTACGGAAGCCGCGACCGCCACGCGGATGGCATCGCTTGGCGGCACGCTTGCGCATGTGCGCCGCACAGCGCACGACGTTGCCGCACTCGCGCGCGAAATCGCCGCCGCAGCAACAGCCAAGTGCGATCCAATTCTGATTTTGGGCGCATCGGCCATCGTCGATCGGCACGACGTGATCCCGGCCGCGATCGTCGCCGCCGGCGGCCAGATCGAGCGCTTCGGCATGCCGGTCGATCCCGGCAATCTGCTGCTGCTGGGGCGCATCGGACCGGTGCGCGTGATCGGCCTGCCCGGCTGTGCGCGCTCGCCCAAGCTCAACGGGTTCGATTGGGTGCTGCAGCGTTTTGCCGCCGGGGTCGAGGTCGATGCAGCCGCGATCGCCGCAATGGGCGTGGGCGGTCTGCTCGCCGAAATTCCGCGCCCCACACCGCGCGCCGGTGCGGTCGCACCAGCCGCACCGCGCATCGCCGCACTCGTGCTGGCGGCCGGCAAGTCTTCGCGCATGGCGCCCGCCAACAAACTTTTTGTCGAGATCGACGGGCGCAGCCTGATCGACCATGCGGTCGCAGCCGCGACCGGCTCGCAAGCCGCCGCCACGATCGTGGTGCTCGGCAACGAGGCGGCCCGCGCGCGTGCAGCCCTTGCAGGACGCGCGGCAACGCTCGTCGACAATCCCGACTATGCGAGCGGCCTTGCAAGCTCGCTGCGCGCAGGGCTTGGTGCGATCCCCGCCGATTGCGACGGTGTCGTGGTGCTGCTCGCCGACATGCCGGGTGTCACGCCCGCCCATGTCGACCGGCTGATCGCCGCGTTTTCGCCGCTCGAAGGCCGGGCGATCTGCGTTGCCGCGCGCAACGGCAAGCGCGGCAATCCGGTCTTGTGGGCGCGGCGCTATCTTCCCGAAATGGCCGCCCTCGACGGCGACCAGGGTGCGCGCAGCCTCATTCGCCGCCACGAAGATGCCGTGTGCGAAGTCGACATGCCCGACGACGGGGTTCTGACCGATCTCGACACGCCTGAAGCGCTCGGTGCTTATCGCGCGGCACAGGGGAAAAGCGCATGA
- a CDS encoding VWA domain-containing protein gives MTEAPATNNGAAPGLLLDNIVHFTRLLRAAGLPVGPGRAIEAARAAAVVGVERKRDLYWALHATLVNRREQQPIFDQAFGLFWRDPKLLERAMGMLLPQAADADAEDLQPDPTLRRVAEAFHRPPPPPAQADAPEDRTDFDAAMTWSDNELLQSKDFEQMSAEEMAAAKRAMLQLGGAFPTRRTRRTRPSALGHRLDPRATLRAMLRSGGDLAQLRFRAPRVETPPLVVLLDISGSMERYARMFLHFVHMLVNDRARVHVFLFGTRLTNVTRALRRKDIDLALAQVAGQVEDWSGGTRLGHCLRDFNWRWGRRVLARSPTVLLVTDGLDREAGAGLAAEAERLAKSCGRLIWLNPLLRYAGFAPKSLGVKALLPHVDEFRPVHNLASLAGLIEALAQAPTARAHGHFHWKGAAA, from the coding sequence ATGACCGAAGCCCCCGCTACCAACAATGGCGCCGCACCCGGCCTGCTGCTCGACAATATCGTGCATTTCACGCGGCTTTTGCGCGCCGCGGGCCTGCCGGTCGGGCCGGGGCGTGCGATCGAAGCCGCACGTGCTGCGGCGGTGGTCGGCGTCGAGCGCAAACGGGACCTCTACTGGGCGCTGCACGCCACTCTGGTCAATCGCCGCGAGCAGCAGCCGATCTTCGACCAGGCTTTCGGCCTGTTCTGGCGCGATCCCAAGCTGCTCGAGCGCGCCATGGGCATGCTGCTGCCGCAGGCTGCCGACGCGGACGCCGAGGATTTGCAGCCGGACCCCACATTGCGGCGCGTGGCCGAAGCCTTCCACCGCCCGCCCCCGCCGCCCGCACAAGCCGATGCCCCCGAAGACCGCACCGATTTCGATGCCGCCATGACGTGGTCGGACAACGAGCTCTTGCAGTCCAAAGATTTCGAGCAAATGTCGGCGGAGGAAATGGCAGCCGCCAAGCGCGCGATGCTGCAACTCGGTGGCGCCTTCCCCACGCGGCGCACACGGCGCACGCGCCCCAGTGCTTTGGGCCATCGGCTCGATCCGCGCGCTACCTTGCGCGCGATGCTGCGCAGCGGCGGCGACCTTGCCCAACTGCGCTTTCGCGCCCCGCGCGTCGAAACGCCGCCCTTGGTGGTGCTGCTCGACATATCGGGCTCGATGGAGCGCTATGCGCGCATGTTCCTGCATTTCGTGCATATGCTGGTCAACGACCGCGCGCGCGTGCATGTGTTTTTGTTCGGTACAAGGCTTACGAACGTCACACGCGCGTTGCGGCGCAAAGACATCGACCTCGCCTTGGCGCAAGTCGCAGGCCAGGTCGAAGACTGGTCGGGAGGTACACGCCTTGGCCATTGCTTGCGCGATTTCAACTGGCGCTGGGGACGGCGCGTGCTGGCGCGTAGCCCGACCGTGCTGCTCGTGACCGACGGGCTCGACCGCGAGGCAGGTGCAGGGCTTGCGGCCGAGGCCGAGCGGCTCGCCAAATCCTGCGGCCGCTTGATTTGGCTGAACCCGCTCTTGCGCTACGCCGGCTTTGCGCCCAAATCCCTCGGCGTGAAGGCCTTGCTGCCGCATGTCGACGAATTCCGCCCGGTCCACAATCTTGCAAGCCTTGCAGGCCTGATCGAAGCTTTGGCCCAAGCGCCGACGGCGCGTGCGCACGGCCATTTCCACTGGAAGGGAGCTGCCGCATGA
- a CDS encoding DUF6521 family protein: MTALSTLGLTELDIVQNPAIGAYLIWQFTLGYQEDGAQAAEIPMAFLVLPMLLHRQTFDEVASTRKSSGLPLFAVKFEKEREILMGIHGRAIQLRPLSLQSIGVAATSKLVRIDYCTAQLRGYPLDLLNAAKPRLPERLKRFAAAADKLGHWFSRLGLAQVASTLRVDF; encoded by the coding sequence ATGACGGCCTTATCTACCTTAGGGCTCACCGAACTCGATATCGTGCAGAATCCTGCGATCGGCGCTTATCTGATCTGGCAGTTCACGCTGGGCTATCAGGAAGACGGTGCCCAAGCGGCAGAGATCCCAATGGCGTTCCTGGTGCTGCCGATGCTTCTGCATCGGCAGACGTTCGATGAAGTGGCATCAACGCGAAAGTCGTCAGGCCTGCCGCTGTTCGCGGTGAAGTTCGAAAAGGAGCGGGAAATCCTGATGGGCATTCATGGGCGCGCGATCCAACTGCGGCCGCTCAGCCTTCAGTCGATCGGCGTGGCCGCGACATCGAAGCTCGTTCGGATCGATTACTGCACAGCCCAGCTCCGCGGATATCCGCTCGATCTTCTCAACGCCGCCAAACCGAGATTGCCCGAACGACTGAAGCGATTTGCGGCGGCAGCCGATAAGCTCGGCCACTGGTTCTCCAGGCTCGGTCTGGCGCAGGTGGCCTCGACGCTGAGGGTGGATTTCTAA
- a CDS encoding MoxR family ATPase, whose translation MQLPADIDQTLALLTSQRYVAERSLATALFLSLKLGRPLFLEGEPGTGKTEIAKVLAASLGRKLIRLQCYEGLDAASAVYEWNYPRQMMEIRLAEAGKGATAGLETEIFSERFLIRRPLLEALAPDPAGPPVLLIDELDRADEPFEAYLLEVLSDWQVSIPELGTIKAPAAPLCIVTSNRTREVHDALKRRCFYAWVDFPDAARELQIVRAKCPGVPEKLSAQIVAFVQKLRREELFKLPGVAETLDWTNALGVLDRIALDPATIDDTLGALLKYQDDIAKVRGTTALKLLKEVEAEAAQ comes from the coding sequence ATGCAATTGCCCGCCGATATCGACCAGACTTTGGCCCTTCTGACGTCGCAACGTTACGTCGCAGAACGCAGCCTTGCGACGGCGCTGTTTTTGTCGCTGAAGCTCGGCCGGCCGCTGTTTTTGGAGGGCGAGCCAGGGACCGGCAAGACCGAGATCGCCAAGGTGCTGGCAGCATCCCTCGGCCGCAAGCTGATCCGCCTGCAATGCTACGAGGGGCTCGATGCGGCCAGTGCCGTCTATGAATGGAACTATCCGCGCCAGATGATGGAAATCCGCTTGGCCGAGGCCGGCAAGGGCGCCACCGCCGGGCTCGAGACGGAAATCTTCTCCGAACGCTTCTTGATCCGCCGGCCGCTGCTCGAGGCCCTTGCCCCCGATCCCGCCGGCCCGCCCGTGCTGCTGATCGACGAGCTCGACCGCGCCGACGAGCCGTTTGAGGCGTATTTGCTCGAAGTACTCAGCGACTGGCAGGTCTCGATCCCGGAACTGGGTACGATCAAGGCGCCCGCAGCACCTTTGTGCATCGTCACCTCCAACCGCACGCGCGAAGTGCACGATGCGCTGAAGCGCCGCTGCTTCTATGCCTGGGTCGATTTCCCGGATGCCGCACGCGAGCTCCAAATCGTGCGTGCCAAATGCCCAGGCGTGCCCGAAAAACTCTCGGCGCAGATCGTTGCGTTCGTGCAGAAGCTCCGGCGCGAAGAATTGTTCAAGCTGCCCGGTGTCGCCGAAACGCTGGACTGGACCAACGCGCTCGGCGTGCTCGACCGCATCGCACTCGATCCCGCCACGATCGACGACACGCTGGGTGCCTTGCTGAAGTATCAAGACGACATCGCCAAGGTGCGCGGCACGACGGCGCTCAAACTCCTCAAGGAAGTCGAGGCCGAAGCCGCCCAATGA